CTGGGGCTGTTCTTCCTTGCCGGGCTGGGCTTGACCTTTACCCCCTGCGTGCTGCCGATGGTGCCGATTCTCTCCTCGATCATCGTCGGCCAGCATCCCAGCCGCCCGCGCGCCTTCGCGCTCTCCGCCAGCTACGTCGGCGGCATGTCGCTCACCTATGCCGTGGTCGGCATGCTGATGGGGCTGTTCGGCGCGGGACTCAACCTGCAGGCGCACCTGCAATCCGCCCCCGTGCTGATCGTCTTCGCGCTGCTCTTCGTCGTCTTCGCGCTGGCCATGTTCGGTGCCTTCGACCTGCGCCTGACGCCCCGCCTGGCAAGCCGGATCGACGCCTGGCAGGCACGCGCCCAGCGCAGCGGGCCGCTAGGCCTCGCCGGCGCCGGCGCGCTGTCGGTGCTGGTGGTCTCGCCCTGCGTGTCAGCGCCCCTGGCCGGCGCCCTGGTGTTCATCTCCTCTACCGGCGACGCACTGATGGGAGGTGCCGCCCTGCTGGCACTGAGCCTGGGCATGGGCGTACCGCTGCTGCTGGTCGGCACCTTCGGTGCCACCGCGCTGCCGCGCAGCGGTGCCTGGATGAACGGCGTCAAGATCGCCTTCGGCATCCTGCTGCTCGGCGTCGCGGTATGGCTGGTCGAGCGCCTGCTGCCTTCCGCCGCGGGCCTGCTGCTGTGGGCGGCGCTGGCGATCGGCAGCGCCCTGGCGCTGGGCGCGCTCTCGTTCAACCTGGCCCAGGGTTGGCCGCGGGTGCGCCAAGCCGCCGGCCTGATACTGCTGGCCTGGGGCATCGCCCTGGTATTCGGTGCCGCCATGGGCGGCGGCGACCCGCTGCGCCCACTGGCGCCATTCCATGCCGCAACCGGCACCGCCGAGCGCGTCCAGGTCACCACCGTGGAAGACCTCGAGGCCCTGCGCGGCGCACTTCGCTCGGGCGCAGCCCAGGGCCAGCCCGCCTTCGTGCACTTCACCGCGGACTGGTGCATCTCCTGCAAGCAGATGGAGCGCCAAGTCTATCCCGACCCCCAGGTCGCCGAGCCGCTCTCGCAATTCGCCCGCATCAACGTCGACGTGACCCGCACCGACGACACCACCCGCGCACTGCTCGATCACTTCGGCCTGTTCGGCCCACCGAGCCTGCTATTCTTCAGCGGGGAAGAGGAGATCCGCGAAGCCCGCATCCAGGGTGAAGTCAGGGCCGGCGAGCTCGCCAGCCACCTCAACGGGATACTCGACTGGTTCGAGCGACAGCGCAGCTGATACCACCGCCGGCCCAGGCTACTACCGTATCGAACAGCGTTCCCGACCGGCTGGACATCCCTCGCGATTTTAGGCACACTCCGCCAACGACGCTTATCAAGGCCTATAGAGCCGGCAATGTTCGTCATCTTGCCGCGATCTATCGAAAGTTGGCTTGGGTTGACAGCGCCCTCGCCCATCGCCATTTACTCACCGGTCGAGACTCAACATGGATATCCGTAAGGTCAAGAAACTGATCGAGCTGCTGGAAGAATCCAATATCAGCGAAATCGAGATTCAGGAAGGCGAGGAATCGGTGCGTATCAGCCGCCACCCCAACGGCGTCAGCTGGCCCCAGGCGCCCCTGCCGCAGTATGCCGCGCCACAGGCGGCGCCCAGCCCGGCCGCACCGGCTCCCGCCGCCGGACCCGCCGAAGAGGCCCCCGCCGCCAGCTACCAGGGCCACGCCCTGACCTCGCCGATGGTCGGCACCTTCTACCGCAGCCCGGCGCCGGGCTCGAAGCCCTTCGTCGAAGTGGGCCAGAGCGTCAAGAAGGGCGAGACCGTGTGCATCGTCGAAGCGATGAAGATGATGAACCAGATCGAAGCCGACCGTGACGGCGTGATCGAGGCAATCCTGGTCGAGGACGGCGAGCCGGTCGAGTTCGACCAGCCGATGCTCGTCATTTCCTGATCATTCACCGACACTGGCGGACTCCCTATGCTGGACAAGGTTCTCATCGCCAATCGCGGCGAGATCGCTCTGCGAATCCTGCGCGCCTGCAAGGAACTGGGCATCAAGACGGTCGCGGTGCACTCCAAGGCCGACCGTGAACTGATGCACGTGCGCCTGGCCGACGAGGCCGTGTGTATCGGGCCGGCCTCTTCGGCGCAGTCCTACCTCAACATCCCGGCGCTGATCAGCGCCGCCGAAGTCACCGATTCGAGCGCCATTCACCCCGGCTACGGCTTTCTCTCCGAGAACGCCAACTTTGCCGAACAGGTGGAGCGCTCCGGGTTCGTGTTCATTGGCCCACGCGCCGAGACCATCCGCCTGATGGGCGACAAGGTCAGCGCCATCGAGGCCATGAAGAAGGCCGGCGTGCCCACGGTTCCCGGCTCGGACGGCCCGCTGGGCGACGACGAAGGCGACAACGTCACCATCGCCCGGCGCATCGGCTACCCGGTGATCATCAAGGCCGCTGCCGGCGGCGGCGGGCGCGGCATGCGTGTGGTGCACACCGAGGGACACCTGCTGTCGGCGATCAACGTGACCCGCACCGAGGCGCATGCCGCCTTCGGCGACGGCACGGTCTACATGGAGAAGTTCCTCGAGCGGCCGCGTCACGTCGAGGTCCAGGTGCTGGCCGACGGCCAGGGCAACGCCATCCACCTGTACGACCGCGACTGCTCGCTGCAACGGCGCCACCAGAAGGTGTTGGAAGAGGCCCCCGCCCCCGGCATCGATCCCGAGGCCCGGGCCAAGGTGCTCGAGGCATGCCGTCAGGCCTGCATCGAGATCGACTATCGCGGCGCCGGTACCTTCGAGTTCCTCTACGAGGACGGCCAGTTCTTCTTCATCGAGATGAACACCCGAGTGCAGGTGGAGCATCCCGTCACCGAGATGGTGACCGGCGTGGACATCGTTCGCGAGCAGCTGCGCATCGCCTCGGGACTGCCGCTGTCGATCCGCCAGGAGGACGTCAAGCTCAACGGTCACGCCTTCGAGTGCCGCATCAACGCTGAGGACCCGCGCACCTTCATGCCCTCCCCCGGCAAGGTCACGCTCTATCATCCGCCGGGCGGGCTGGGCGTGCGCATGGATTCGCATCTCTACACCGGCTATACCGTGCCGCCCCACTACGACTCGCTGATCGGTAAGCTGATCACCTGGGGCGATAGCCGAGAGATCGCGCTGACGCGCATGCGCAACGGTCTCGACGAGCTGCTGGTGGAAGGTATCAAGACCAATACCGACCTGCACAAGGACCTGGTCCGCGACGGCCACTTCCAACAGGGCGGCGTCAACATCCACTACCTGGAGAAGAAGCTCGGCTCCTGAGCCGACGTTCGCTCCCGGCGGGGTGGCCACGGCCACCCCGCCTGCGTTACGCACGGAGACCCCCATGCCCTGGCTGCAACTCAAGGCCCGCATCGCCCCGGAGCAGGCCGAACGGCTCGAGGAACTGCTGCTGGCCGAAGGCGCCACCGCCATTACCCTCCAGGATGCCCACGACGACCCGGTATTCGAGCCCGAACGCGGCACCACGCCGCTGTGGAACGAGACGGTGTTGACCGGCCTGTACGACGACCTCGAGGGCCTCGAGGCGATGCTCGAGCGCCTCGCCGCGGCCTGGGCCGAGACCATGCCCGACGACCCCTGCCCGGTCATCGAGCACGAACTGCTCGCCGATCGCGACTGGGAGCGCGAGTGGATGGAGGACTTCCAACCGCTGCGCATGGGCCAGCGGCTGTGGATCGTGCCCAGCTGGCACGAGCCGCCGGACCTGGACGCCGTCAACCTGCACCTGGACCCGGGCCTGGCCTTCGGCACCGGCACCCACCCCACCACGGCGCTGTGCCTCGAATGGCTCGACGCCCTGGCGCTGGCGGGAAAGCTCGACGGCGTCGAGGTGCTGGACGTGGGCTGCGGTTCCGGCATCCTGGCCATCGCCGCGCTCAAGCTGGGCGCGACAACGGCCACCGGCACCGACATCGACCCCCAGGCCCTGCAGGCGAGCCGCGACAATGCCATACGCAACGACGTTACCGAGCATGAACTCACGCTTTGCTATCCCGAGCAGCTCGCCTCTGGACGCCGCTTTCCCCTGGTGGTCGCCAACATCCTGGCCGGCCCCCTGGTGGAGCTGGCCCCGACCATCGCCGGGCATGTCGCACCCGGCGGAAGAGTGGCACTGTCGGGCATTCTCGAAAGCCAGGCCGACGAGGTGCTCGATGCCTATCGCGGCGAGGGCCTGAGGATGGACGAGCCGCAGGTTCGCGAGGGTTGGGTCAGGCTCAGCGGACAGCGCCCGGCCTGACAACCGCCACCTTCACCCCGCCCCTCCGGGGGCGTATGATATGCAGCCCCGAACTCGTTGATCCGTCTCA
This portion of the Billgrantia sulfidoxydans genome encodes:
- the prmA gene encoding 50S ribosomal protein L11 methyltransferase, which produces MPWLQLKARIAPEQAERLEELLLAEGATAITLQDAHDDPVFEPERGTTPLWNETVLTGLYDDLEGLEAMLERLAAAWAETMPDDPCPVIEHELLADRDWEREWMEDFQPLRMGQRLWIVPSWHEPPDLDAVNLHLDPGLAFGTGTHPTTALCLEWLDALALAGKLDGVEVLDVGCGSGILAIAALKLGATTATGTDIDPQALQASRDNAIRNDVTEHELTLCYPEQLASGRRFPLVVANILAGPLVELAPTIAGHVAPGGRVALSGILESQADEVLDAYRGEGLRMDEPQVREGWVRLSGQRPA
- the accC gene encoding acetyl-CoA carboxylase biotin carboxylase subunit, with protein sequence MLDKVLIANRGEIALRILRACKELGIKTVAVHSKADRELMHVRLADEAVCIGPASSAQSYLNIPALISAAEVTDSSAIHPGYGFLSENANFAEQVERSGFVFIGPRAETIRLMGDKVSAIEAMKKAGVPTVPGSDGPLGDDEGDNVTIARRIGYPVIIKAAAGGGGRGMRVVHTEGHLLSAINVTRTEAHAAFGDGTVYMEKFLERPRHVEVQVLADGQGNAIHLYDRDCSLQRRHQKVLEEAPAPGIDPEARAKVLEACRQACIEIDYRGAGTFEFLYEDGQFFFIEMNTRVQVEHPVTEMVTGVDIVREQLRIASGLPLSIRQEDVKLNGHAFECRINAEDPRTFMPSPGKVTLYHPPGGLGVRMDSHLYTGYTVPPHYDSLIGKLITWGDSREIALTRMRNGLDELLVEGIKTNTDLHKDLVRDGHFQQGGVNIHYLEKKLGS
- the accB gene encoding acetyl-CoA carboxylase biotin carboxyl carrier protein; the protein is MDIRKVKKLIELLEESNISEIEIQEGEESVRISRHPNGVSWPQAPLPQYAAPQAAPSPAAPAPAAGPAEEAPAASYQGHALTSPMVGTFYRSPAPGSKPFVEVGQSVKKGETVCIVEAMKMMNQIEADRDGVIEAILVEDGEPVEFDQPMLVIS
- the dsbD gene encoding protein-disulfide reductase DsbD yields the protein MTRRHLVIRLLYCLLLWLPLVAQAQWFSSGNGQGDFLPVREAFQPSAWHDGETLFIGFENAEGYYLYRHRLGVESRDEAVEIGEPTLPEGEFKSDEFLGDVYVFYDRVVFEAPLPQGAEGPLDVTVSFQGCADAGLCYPPERVELQAPASAMPAAFVGWREADGEDDGIGEDTAGASPPALQSEDGRFSRLIDEASLPLALGLFFLAGLGLTFTPCVLPMVPILSSIIVGQHPSRPRAFALSASYVGGMSLTYAVVGMLMGLFGAGLNLQAHLQSAPVLIVFALLFVVFALAMFGAFDLRLTPRLASRIDAWQARAQRSGPLGLAGAGALSVLVVSPCVSAPLAGALVFISSTGDALMGGAALLALSLGMGVPLLLVGTFGATALPRSGAWMNGVKIAFGILLLGVAVWLVERLLPSAAGLLLWAALAIGSALALGALSFNLAQGWPRVRQAAGLILLAWGIALVFGAAMGGGDPLRPLAPFHAATGTAERVQVTTVEDLEALRGALRSGAAQGQPAFVHFTADWCISCKQMERQVYPDPQVAEPLSQFARINVDVTRTDDTTRALLDHFGLFGPPSLLFFSGEEEIREARIQGEVRAGELASHLNGILDWFERQRS